Part of the Bos indicus isolate NIAB-ARS_2022 breed Sahiwal x Tharparkar chromosome 6, NIAB-ARS_B.indTharparkar_mat_pri_1.0, whole genome shotgun sequence genome is shown below.
GACTTGCCTTGCGAGTGTTCGTGGGAGCCCCAGAGGAGTCATCTGGGTTAAAACTCAGAGGAGAAGCAAGGTCAGGGATGAGGACCCAACTGTACCGTTTTTTCTGTAGGCAGATCATGGACAAGCGTGCTCTTGGTTAAAGGGGGCTTGCATCCTCTGGGCCTCTGCTCTGCCACTGGGAAGTGATCAGTTAGAAGTTTCAAGGAATCTCCTCAAATCACCTGTATTTGCTGCACCTGCTTCATGCAAGGCCCATTGTTAAGCACCCTAGAAGCGACCAGTGTGAACACATGTTAAGCTGGCAGCCATGCAGAGACTCTGGAGGCTCTGAAACAGACCATGACTCCATTGGAACCATACTGCCCTAgttccctccctgtcctccagAGTCCAGAGTCatcccttttcttcttccttaggAGGCAGGGTGGTCAGAGGCAGGGATAGAACTCTGCTCAGACTAGAATAGCCTTGTGCTTACTAATTTTTAAACTCCAAATGTGGCTATTTACTCTATTTGTGAAATAGTAGtatagtgttagtttctcagtcgtgtctggctctttgcgaccccatgcactgtagcccaccaggctcctctgtccatgggattctccaggcaagaatactggagtgggctgccatgccctccttcaggggatctccatgacccagagattgaacctgggtctctcgtattgcaggcggattctttaccatttgaataaTATGGCCTAATTCctaaacctgggcttccctggtggctcatctggtaaagaatgaGCAACTGGTAAAGAACACAGCAACTTTCCTAAACCTGTCTGAAACTCCAGCTGCTAAACAGTGTTATCACAGAATAGGCTTTCTGAATGTTTCCACTCTGCCTCCCTCAGTGGGTGAGGGTTTCATCTAGTGTTGGTTGCTTCATAGTTACAAGATAGCTGCCACAACTCCAGTTTTCATGTCTACATTCAAGGCCGGGAAAAAGGGGGAGAAGGAGGCTAAAGAGgcttttctcattctgttgtcttccatCAAGAAACTGGAAGCTTTTCCGTAGTGCCAGTAGACTTCACCTCACTTCCTACTGGCCAGAATGGCCATGCCTAATTGCAAGGAAGGCCAGATATCAAGTCTGTGGTTTGTTTTGGTGTCTTTGAAGTAAATGGTAAGACAGAGAGGATTGATAATGACCATTGGTTTGGCAACCCAACAGTAAGGACATACCGAACTCTCCAGATGTCCAATGTAGcccttttatcttttcttaacTGTCCTCTTCCTTTCTGGAAGAAAGGGTTTGGGGTATGGTGGGGTTGGTTGCCTGCTTTTAGTAAATTTCCATCCTTGTGTCCCTGCTTTCAAGacccagggctttttttttttttccttttgtcctgtAGACAATGAATTGAGTCCTGGCAGGTTCAAGATTAAGGCAGAGTGCCAAGACTGTGGTTTGGGAAGGTTCCATGCAACTGCTTCTCCTAGCCAGACACAGGACCCACCCAGAGCTTGAGTTGCCAGATGAAACCACAATCACTGCAAAGAAAGagtcatgtgtatatgtgtgcacgtgtgtgcatgcatagaAAGTCTCCACCTCATCTCTTGGGCTCAGAGTTTCCCAGGGCTGCTCAAGCAGTGAGTCCTTGTGTTTTCCAGGTTTGGGGTGATCCACTCAGTGTTCACCAACCTGCTTCTGTGGGCTAACAGCGTCCTGAATGAGTCAAAGCACCAACTTAACGAACACAAGGAACGACTCATCACCCTGGGCTTTGGGAACATAACTATAGGTGAGTGATAAGAGATGCCTGGCTGTCATGTTGGAACAGCTGGGAAACCTCAGAGACAGAGGGATGGGTTTCAAAGACCTGCAGGGTCCACCCAACTGAACATCGTCCAGACAATCCCCTGTTGTTGAAAATCTTTCAAAACCTCCTAAGTCTTTCATCCTGCCTCCATAAGTAGGGTGTGCTGAGCATAATTAAAGGGTTCTTTAGTGACTCGTCAGACCCAAGGGTCATCATTTTGATCATGGTTTCTCATGGTTCAGTTTGGTATGGAGGTGAATGTCTTTATTTACAACTGCAGAAGATTGGTGGTTGTTcctgtttgtgtttttaattaaacCTCTATGACCAGTTCTTTCTACTACaagtataacatttaaaaatccataGATGTCTAATGGTATGTTGTGGTTAATCAGTTTTTGCtcatttgaagtttttatttaacTCTACTTGGTTTATAATTTTGGCCCATCTTTATTCCCCCTTGTACCTATTTGAGTGCCTGTAGTGTGAATCTTTTCGTTTTCTTCCAAAGTTCTCTTTTGGAATCTATCTGTCGATTTGATCTTAGAGCACTGGAGTTGAGAAGAGTGTGGGGTAGAGGACGGTGCAATGCCCAGGTGACTGATGCCTCAGGTTGGGGGCCTATGCCTATCATGTtttggctgtgtgacttttggACACCATTCAACCACTCCGAGCCTCTCTTTTCTCATTCATAACGTGAGGGGGCTTGAACCACGTACTTCCCATGAGTACCTCCAGCGTTAATGTACTGCATATCTGTCCTCTCTGTACAAACGCAGATCAGTCACAAGGAGAACTTTAAACCTGTTTCCTCACCAGTGGGGTGAGGATGACAAAATCAGGGTACACACTATATTTCTTCACCACCCCCAACCAGCAGCCTACTCTTGGGAAGGTCATGCTCCTTGAGCCTCATTTCCTCATTGGAATCAGTAACAGTAACAGCaatgacaacaataacaacatgttTTGTTAAGCATTCTCTGAGTGGCTGGCACATTAAACTCTTGTCCCAACACTTGGAGGTAGGCAACACTGACCTTATTATATGGATGAAACGACTGggcctcagagaagttaagtgactaacccaagatcacacagtgagTAGACGATTCAGCCAGGATTTGAATCATAGCAATGTGGCTCCAGAGACCTTGGTGAAGGTGGGATTagattaatttataaaaaaggaaactttGTCAACTCTAACATTCTATTAATCCGAACCTTTTTCTTCTGAGTTCTCCTTGTCTTTTGCATCATACAAGTCTTATGATGTATGGTTAGGTTACAAGTGGTAGGGAAACTCCTTATGTATTGAAAATTGCAGTGCTCTGCAAAAGTAAGGCAGattactcctgggcatatatatatatatatacacacattatatacatatatacatacacactcagacaaagctataattcaaaaagatacatgcagccctatgttcatagcagtgctatttacaatagccaagacatagaagcaacctaaatgtccattgacagatgaatggataaagaagctgtggtacatatatacaatggaatattactcagccataaaaagaatgaaacaatgccatttatagaaacgtggatggacctagagattatcacactaagtgaagtaagtcagccagagaaagatgaatatatatcacttgtatgtggaatctaaaatatgacacaaacaaacttatcaactaaacaggaacagattcacagacatagagaacaggcttcttgttgccagtggggaggggaacaggggagggaaggactgcGAGTTTGGAATTGGCAGATAAAAAAACAAGTGAGGGTAACTAGTGCTACCATAAAGCCTTTTTTGCCTGATTTTATAAGTAGTATATGCATATCATAAATTAAAGCAATggcaaaatgtaaagaaaaaaatccacaataaCACCTACTGAGGAGTGCAGCTAAATGCTGTTAACATCTGGTTAGTTTTTGGTAGTGTGCTGTGTATTTGTAGTtgagatcatatggtatatattcaatcatttttttctaccacctacagtaagaaatagattttacATTGCAATCCAAATGCCCTATGTCTACATGTATATTCCCATGAAATAATAATCATACTATATCAAAGATACTCAAATTTCTATTGTGTTTGATTCCATTCAGTCAATCCTATTTTATTCCATTgcaattccattaaaaaatattggcTGCTGTCCTTTAAACTGAGCTCACAACTGTATTCCAGGTTGTGGTACGCATTTAAAAATACTGGATATACAATTTGTTCTTACTTTTTCCCTCATTGTTATTGTAGCATAATTATTTTCTTACATCATTAAAACACAgaattgttgttttttaatctttaaaaatttttaaatttatttttaattgagggataattgctttacaatttgtgttgctttctgcaATACATCAGcataaatcagccacaggtatacgtatgtcccctccctcttgaacccctctcaccttccaccccatcccactcctctaggttgtcacagacacaattatatttttaatgtctgcCTACTATTCCATTATActattccatttccttctcctggggatcttcccaacccaggaatcaaaccccggtctcctgcattgcaggtttgattcctggattgggaagatcccctggagaaggaaatggcaacccactccagtattcttgcctggagaatcctttgggcagaggagcctgacaggctacagtccatggcattgcaagagttggaaacgacttagcgactaaaccaccactactaTTCCATTATAAAGATGTATTATAGCATTCATCTAATTCTGTAAATTCATCTAATTAACCCATTATAAaatccatctgctgctgctgctgctaagtcacttcagtcatgtccgactctgtgcgacctcatagacgacagctcaccaggctcccccatccctgggattctccaggcaagaacactggagtgggtgggttgccatttccttttccaatgcatgaaaatgaaaagtgaaagtgaagtcgctcagtcatgtcagaccctcagagaccccatggactgcagccttccaggctcctccgtccatgggactttccaggcaagagtactggagtggggtgccataaaatCCATCTAATGCTTTCTAAATTGTGCCACATTGagtgcttctgtttctttctcagaAACACACAACAAAATTTTACCTAATGCTTTGATTATATTTTTGACTTGTCCCCTGCAATAGATTGGAATTATAGGCCATAGTCTTTACACCAACTTTAAGGCTTTTGCtgcatatttaattatttacttacagCATTTCCCCTCCTTGTTATGAAATGGTCCTTTATACAATCAACAAGTTTCTTCCAGAAGATGGGACTTGTCTCTTGCCACACTTGCTGGCTTCAGATATTCTCAAGAGGAAAATCTTTCCTAATAAGAGGCATTTTCCCTCACaaggttgtttttaaaaaagtaattttaaaataatacatgtcaATCATATTCATATAGAAAGCTTGGAAAATACAGTGAAGCAAAACCTAAAGGAAAAATTACACAAATATGtcgattatatctcaataaaactgcaaAAAAGATACTTTGAGATGTTTCttttactgaaagaaagaaaatagaaaagcaaaccaAAGAAAAATCACCTGCTGTTTTTCCACCCAGCGATAAccattgttaacattttagtCTGTGGCCTTCCAGACTTCTTCTATGTCTGTCTATCTCCCTGTCTATGTCACCTTTATATCTGTAACTTATAAAAAGAGATTCATGCTCTAGCCTCTTTGGCAAGCTGCTTTTGTTCACCAGTATCTTCTGAACATCTTTGTATGTTGGTAAATAGATTTCTACAATATCATTTCCAATGGTTGGACAACATTCTGATGTCTGGAGAAGATCTAATTCACGTAATCAGTACTCTCTGGGGGACATTCACGGCTGTCAAGTTAGACAGGATATTCAGCATGACAATAAGCCATGACACAAAGCTTTTCATTCAATGGGCAAACCCAAGCATGCATCCATAGTAACAATATTTCTTTGTGGTTTTCCATGTCATCACATGAACATGCTAATCACCCTCCCCTGTGATCTGCCTCCCCTAGTTTTAGATGACCACACGCCTCCGTGTAACTGCACACCCCCGACCCTCTGCCTGGCCATCTCCCACGGGATGTACTACCTCTATCCTTTCAACATAGAGTATCAGATCCTGGCCTCCACGATGCTCTACGTCCTGTGGAAAAACATCGGGCGCAAGGTCGACAGTCACCAGCATCAGAAGATGCAGTTCAGGTCGCACGGGGTCCTGCTGGGCTCGGTCCTGGGCCTGACCGTGCTGGCCACCACCATCGGGGTCGTGGTGGTGTATCTGATCCAGATCGGCCGTTCCAAAACCAAGAGCGAGGCGGCACTCATCATGTTCTACCTGTATGCCAGCATCTTGCTGATGCTTATGGGGGCAGCAGGGCTGGTTGGGATCCGGATTTATAGGCTAGATGAGCAGTCACTAGACGAGTCCAAAAACCCGGCCCGCAAACTGGATGCGGACCTGCTGGTGGGCACTGCCTCTGGCTCCTGGTTCATCTCCTGGGGTTCCATCCTGGCCATACTTTGCGCTGAGTCCCGCCCTCCATACACCTGGTACAACCTGCCCTACTCCATCCTGGCTGTTGTCGAGAAATACATCCAGAACCTCTTCATCATTGAGTCCATTCACCGAGAGCCAGGGAAGCTCTCCGATGACATTAGAACCCTGCGGGTGGTCACAGTCTACAATGGCAATGCCatgtctctcccttcttcctgcctCAAGAACGGACCTATGGCCGGGGACATGGCTCCCCAGGCCCTTGAGATGCCGCCTGCGGCCAATGGAAATACATGTCTGAGAGAAGTCGGtggcagagagaaagaggatAAGAGCTGGGAAAGGGCCCAGGGCTCAGCCTGCCACTCCTGTTTCCTTCAGGACAATGCCCAGAGAAGAGTCTTGAGGAATATTGcagcttttttgttcctctgcaATATTTCGGTAATCTGcatcattatttctttattttaaaaaaattgataaatctatTTTCCCTGCTGTTTTTGAATGAGGAGTGAAGGCAGCttataatcaaaataatttaagtGTAAGGTTAAAATATTAGGCCGGAACATAGGCTTATATTCTGTCAATATAAATCCATGTACTGAGTATCTgtgtgccaggggctggggtgggaactAAGAATTAATTAAAAGTGAGAAAACTCAATCTCTTTCCTCACAAAGGTCATAGTATTTGTGGGAGaaggagacaaggaaaaaaatacaatgtaGTGAAGACGGCAAAGGCTGGGACAGGACTATGTGCAAGGGAGAAGGGGAGTGTGGATTCAGGCAGGGACTTGAATGAGCAAGGGGTGCTTAAGGTGAGACGTAGTCTCAATGAGGAGTGCTTTTGGCTGTAAGTAGTAGGAAGCTTGATAAGTAGTATTTTCAGTCTTAAGAATTCTGGAAGTTGGCTGCTCAGGGTTGGCCTGGCAGCTGAACCCTATCATCAAGGATCCAGGCTCTGTTCACCTTTCTGCCTGACTGTTGCTGGTGTAGTGCTTGTTGCCACATGGTCATAGGATGGCTGCAGTAGCACCAGTCATCATGCCTGTGTTCAAGACAGGAAGACAGAGGGAAGGACTGGTGCCAGGCAATGTCTGTGATTGATGTGAACACCCCTAACTACCAGGGAGGATGGGGAAGTGGATGCTTTGCTTTCTAGCCCCTATGATGGAAGgtgaaaaggaagatgaagatgTACTGACGGCCACTCAGTACTGCCTGTCTCAGCCTCTATGAATGGTTGGAAGTCTGCCAACTGTAGTCAAGGCAAGGAAAAGCCTTGGGGCAGAGGGCACATGATCTGCAAAGGCACAGAGACATAGGATACCATGGCCTATTTGGGGAGCACTAGCAGTTtagcatggcaccccacttcagtactcttgcctggaaaatcccatggatggaagagcctggtaggctgcagtccatggggtcactaagagtcagacatgactgagcgactttactttcacttttcactttcatgcattggagaaggaaatggcaacccactccagtgttcttgcctggagaatcccaggggcgggggagcctggtgggctaccatttatggggtcacacagagtcggacatgactgaagtgacttagcagcagcagcagcagcagcttagcatgAATTCCATCCATGTGAAACAGAGCAGGAAAGAGGATGGAGTGTGTGGTTAGATGGATCTGGCTTAAGCAGAGCTTCATAAGCCTGCCTGAGTCCGGTCTTCATGCTGAGGGTGGTAGAGGACCTTCTCAGACCTTTGTGTTTTGGAATGATGTCCTTGTAGCAATGTGCAGGAAGGATGGAGAGAGATAAGATCAAAGATCAGGGAAGCTGGTACAGAAGCCCCCACAGCTGCCCAGAGAGGAAATGATGGGAACTTGAACCAGGGCAGtgccagtgggggtggggagaattgTATAGAATTTATCTCACTTGGTGTGAGGACCCTCAGGTTCATCTGACTTGAGTTCCTGGGTTCATGGTGATGCTATTTATGGAGGTTAAGGGTCTCTGGATGGGGAGGAGGCTTTGGAGGGGGCTCACGGGGAGGGCGAGTTTAGTACTGAACAAATTCAATGGTAAGGTCTCTCTGGATATCACcaacaggcagattttttttttttttttggctttctgtTGCTGTGTAATCAGTGACCCCAAATGCATGACAAAAGCAACAACCATTTTATTATATCTGATGACTCTGTGGGCTAGGAAAGCTGGCAGGGCTTGGCAGGACTTTTCTGTTCCTCACCGTATCAACTGAAGCTGGTGGTAGGGTTGGAAAGTCCACAATCTGGCACCTTGGGTGGGGGAGGCCGAAAGGCTGGATTCAGCTGGGATTCTGGTTGCAGCATCTGCATGGGGGTTCTCCAGCACAGTGGTCTTGGGGGAGGTGGGCTTCTTAGATGGTGGCTCAGTACCCCAGAGCCAAGCTTCCAGGGGATTGGAAGTGCcagtctttttatctttttttggaaattaattgattaattttaattggaggctaattactttacaatattgtagtggttttgccatacagtcacatgaatcagccatgggtgtacatgtgtcccccatcctgacccccactcccaccttcctccccatcccatccctcagggtcatcccggtgcaccgGCCCTGAGTATCCCGTCTCTAGCATgaaacctggactgacgatcaGTCTTTTAAGGCCAGGTGTAGACGTTGCATGGCACCATTTCTACCGGATTTTATGGATCCGGCAGTGACAGCATCTATCCGGACTCAAGGCAAGGGGGCAGAGGTCTGCCTCCCAAGGGGATGAGTAGCAAGAATTGTAGCCAACGTCACAGCAGACGGAAAGGTCTGGATTTCAGGAAAGAGGCTTATAATCTcttcttctcattttccttcccaccctccttccttttcttcctcccttcctgaaAACAGAGCTGTGGTTGCCTACTGAGGGCCAGCACTACTGTGAGTCACAAGGGTACCACGTGCCCCAGCATGTTTGTCTTCCTCCTATGGGGCTTACAAACAAGATGGCAGGACTAGCAACAAGAGTCAATTAGGAAAAACGCCCATAGTGACGCATACCCTGCAGAGAACTACAAGGGAGGGTGTGTGCGGTGGTGCTTGGATGCCTGAGGTTGATCAGAAGGCCGGGCTGGTGGGAAAGGCTCTCTCAGGAGATGGGATTAGAGCCCAGGGCTGAACAGAGAAGGAGCCATGGGCACTCCAGGTAGAGGAGAGAGCCAAGCAAAATCCTGGGTGGGAGAGCTTGCCTCCTTCCAGAAGAGGAGGAAGTGCATGTGACCATGTGGGTGGCTGGGGGCAAGTTGGGCAGCAGGGTTGGgggctggtaaagaatcatctaACAGAGGGCTCTGCCATTCTGTTTAAGggtagattatttttaaaaaatatgctgtgAAGCCTTTGGGAGTTTAACCAGGAAAGGGACACCATCTTACATAAATAATCTGGTGCGGAGTGGTGAACAGACTGTGGGCTGGGAGCATAAGCGGGGCGGGGGGCCACTGATGGTCCAGGTGAGAGGTGGGGGTGGCGGCCTGGCGGGTGGAGTGGAGAAAGGTGGGTagattgccggggtccagccccggtggagtCAGGggtttcgaaggggagacggcttcggcgatcaggaaacaacagcttatttaaatgttaattaaatatataaagagtggttaaataaggatagctcagtgaggaaattcagtggagaaaagaggccgagtagcttggtttatgcagaaaatcaatataacctgtgacatcaggttagctctgaccacggaagCTGCAgacgccctctcgaatagcagaaggtgccccaccttaggcaccttcttgagtgggtcttagagGCCCATGCAAATATGTGGTCTCAGAGGACCTCCGCGCTCTAGATGAAAACTCAGCCAGAggttgagagaaagaatgacatggggagaccaagtttcagtgaacaaggcccacactttattttccaaagtagtttttataccttaagttgtgcatagggGATAATGGgagaaggggtagagtcagcagtgagccaggctttcttcctgcaaacttcagatcagatcacatcagatcagtcgctcagtcgtgtccaactctttgcaaccccatgaatcgcagcacgccaggcctccctgtccatcaccaactcccggagttcactgagactcacgtcgagtcggtgatgccatccagccatctcatcctctgtcgtccccttctcctcctgcccccaatccctcccagcatcagagtcttttccaatgagtcagctcttcgcatgaggtggccaaagtactggagtttcagctttagcatcattccttccaaagaaatcccagggctgatctccttcaggatggactggttggatctccttgcagtccaagggactctcaagagtcttctccaacatcacacttcaaaagcatcaattcttcggctctcagccttcttcacagcccaactctcacatccatacatgaccacaggaaaaaccatagccttgactagacgaacctttgttggcaaagtaatgtctctgcttttgaatatgctatctaggttggtcataactttccttccaaggagtaagcgtcttttaatttcatggctgtagtcaccatctgcagtgattttggagcccagaaaaataaagtctgacactgtttccactgtttccccatctatttcccatgaagtggtgggaccggatgccatgatcttcgttttctgaatgttgacctttaagcctactttttcactctccactttcactttcatcaagaggcttttgagttcctcttcactttctgccataagggtggtgtcatctgcatatctgaggttattgatatttctcccggcaatcttgattccagcttgggcttcttccagcccagcatttctcatgatgtactctgcatagaagttaaataagcagggtgacaatatacagccttgacgaactccttttcctatttggaaccagtctgttgttccatgtccagttctaactgttgcttcctgaccttcatacaggtttctcaagtggcaggtcaggtggtctggtagtcccatctctttcagaatttcccacagtttattgtgatccacacagtcaaaggctttggcatagtcaataaagcagaaatagatgtttttctggaactctcttgctttttccatgatccagcggatggtggcaatttggtctct
Proteins encoded:
- the OTOP1 gene encoding proton channel OTOP1 isoform X1, with the protein product MQLLQGISGIIQHLSFCDWLISLMDLELHDALTVRPGSITLFAVITIILGCLKIGYFIGFSGCLSATEGVFPVTHAVHTLLQVYFLWGHSKDIIQSFKTLERFGVIHSVFTNLLLWANSVLNESKHQLNEHKERLITLGFGNITIVLDDHTPPCNCTPPTLCLAISHGMYYLYPFNIEYQILASTMLYVLWKNIGRKVDSHQHQKMQFRSHGVLLGSVLGLTVLATTIGVVVVYLIQIGRSKTKSEAALIMFYLYASILLMLMGAAGLVGIRIYRLDEQSLDESKNPARKLDADLLVGTASGSWFISWGSILAILCAESRPPYTWYNLPYSILAVVEKYIQNLFIIESIHREPGKLSDDIRTLRVVTVYNGNAMSLPSSCLKNGPMAGDMAPQALEMPPAANGNTCLREVGGREKEDKSWERAQGSACHSCFLQDNAQRRVLRNIAAFLFLCNISLWIPPAFGCRPEYDNGLEEIVFGFEPWIIVVNLAMPFSIFYRMHAAASLFEVYCKI
- the OTOP1 gene encoding proton channel OTOP1 isoform X2, with product MMPEGKGAPAAPLKAPSDSERGSSWPAARPPPLFLAPGFRGSPGSPAPRRGAVRESFPQKLAEALSSQYALNVFVAGLLFLLAWAVHASGVGKRDLLCFLTALMLLQLLWMLWYVRRSSAHRRLIRLKDTYAGARWLRGSITLFAVITIILGCLKIGYFIGFSGCLSATEGVFPVTHAVHTLLQVYFLWGHSKDIIQSFKTLERFGVIHSVFTNLLLWANSVLNESKHQLNEHKERLITLGFGNITIVLDDHTPPCNCTPPTLCLAISHGMYYLYPFNIEYQILASTMLYVLWKNIGRKVDSHQHQKMQFRSHGVLLGSVLGLTVLATTIGVVVVYLIQIGRSKTKSEAALIMFYLYASILLMLMGAAGLVGIRIYRLDEQSLDESKNPARKLDADLLVGTASGSWFISWGSILAILCAESRPPYTWYNLPYSILAVVEKYIQNLFIIESIHREPGKLSDDIRTLRVVTVYNGNAMSLPSSCLKNGPMAGDMAPQALEMPPAANGNTCLREVGGREKEDKSWERAQGSACHSCFLQDNAQRRVLRNIAAFLFLCNISLWIPPAFGCRPEYDNGLEEIVFGFEPWIIVVNLAMPFSIFYRMHAAASLFEVYCKI